A genome region from Alicyclobacillus acidocaldarius subsp. acidocaldarius DSM 446 includes the following:
- the folB gene encoding dihydroneopterin aldolase, translating to MTRAFEGAFPDQLSLVGMVFYAYHGVYPEERKLGQRFTVDVHMHGDFRRAGETDDLDHAVNYAAVYDVVRAAVEGEPVRLIEALAERIASKVLSTFPLVGAVEIAVEKPGAPVPGPMETVRVVVRRAR from the coding sequence ATGACCCGTGCGTTTGAAGGCGCGTTTCCCGACCAACTGAGCCTCGTCGGCATGGTCTTTTACGCTTATCACGGCGTGTATCCCGAGGAGCGCAAACTCGGCCAGCGGTTCACCGTGGACGTCCACATGCACGGCGACTTTCGCCGCGCCGGGGAGACGGACGATCTCGACCACGCCGTCAATTACGCCGCGGTGTACGACGTGGTGCGTGCGGCCGTCGAGGGGGAGCCCGTGCGGCTCATCGAGGCGCTGGCGGAGCGCATTGCGAGCAAGGTGCTCTCCACCTTTCCCCTGGTGGGCGCGGTCGAAATTGCCGTCGAAAAGCCGGGAGCGCCCGTGCCGGGTCCGATGGAGACCGTGCGCGTGGTGGTGCGCCGCGCGCGCTGA
- a CDS encoding tetraprenyl-beta-curcumene synthase family protein, with protein MPNGSKLSHSQFLYRLFRRVMPLVRAELAGWRARAEAIPDGLLREQALASLRDKQFHADGGSVYAAANPDHMHHLVQAIVSLQTISDYLDNLCDRAGVSDPVAFRVLHQSLQDAVHPGTTPADYYRHYAHREDGGYLASLVRTCQQALEQLPHYRTVESQVDWYARRYSELQEHKHAPAEEREHRLLNWSRQHLAAYPGVAWHEWAAATGSTLGMFALFLAATEPVTPSDVQKLHQQYFPYICGLHILLDYWIDALEDEAHGDFNFVACYRDPASAWERIEQFAAEGVERAADIPGGVIHRYVVHGLMGMYLSDPKTRSAAHLTASRRRIYRFGVTPILFYYATHLYRRMA; from the coding sequence ATGCCAAACGGCTCCAAACTCAGCCACAGCCAATTTCTCTACCGGCTGTTTCGCCGCGTGATGCCGCTCGTGCGCGCCGAGCTCGCCGGATGGCGCGCGCGAGCGGAGGCCATCCCGGATGGGCTCCTGCGCGAGCAGGCGCTCGCAAGCCTGCGAGACAAGCAGTTCCACGCCGACGGCGGGTCCGTCTACGCGGCCGCAAACCCGGATCACATGCACCACCTCGTCCAGGCCATCGTGTCGCTCCAGACCATTAGTGACTATCTCGACAACCTGTGCGATCGCGCCGGTGTCAGCGATCCCGTCGCCTTCCGGGTGCTGCACCAGAGCCTCCAGGACGCCGTCCATCCGGGTACCACACCTGCGGACTACTACCGCCACTACGCGCACCGGGAGGACGGCGGGTATCTCGCCTCGCTCGTCCGAACCTGCCAGCAAGCGTTGGAACAACTCCCGCATTACCGCACGGTGGAATCTCAGGTGGACTGGTATGCCCGGCGGTACAGCGAACTGCAGGAGCATAAACACGCGCCTGCCGAAGAACGCGAACACCGCCTCCTGAACTGGTCCCGGCAGCATCTCGCCGCGTACCCAGGCGTCGCCTGGCACGAATGGGCGGCCGCCACCGGATCGACCCTGGGCATGTTCGCACTGTTTTTGGCCGCCACCGAGCCCGTCACGCCGTCCGACGTGCAAAAACTCCATCAACAGTACTTCCCGTACATCTGCGGCCTGCATATCCTGCTCGATTACTGGATCGACGCACTCGAGGACGAGGCGCACGGCGACTTCAACTTCGTCGCCTGTTACCGCGATCCGGCCAGCGCCTGGGAGCGAATCGAGCAGTTCGCCGCCGAGGGCGTGGAGCGAGCCGCCGACATCCCAGGCGGCGTCATTCACCGGTACGTCGTCCACGGACTCATGGGCATGTATCTATCTGACCCCAAGACGCGATCGGCCGCGCACCTTACCGCCTCTCGCCGGCGAATCTACCGCTTCGGCGTGACCCCGATTCTCTTCTATTACGCGACGCACTTGTATCGGCGCATGGCGTAG